The proteins below are encoded in one region of Scomber japonicus isolate fScoJap1 chromosome 2, fScoJap1.pri, whole genome shotgun sequence:
- the gcdha gene encoding glutaryl-CoA dehydrogenase a — translation MALRSITRLLSNTQKCVAVTASRAQGTAAEVRKDVEEVKRPAKAPKVAFNWRDALNLEGQLTEEEIMIRDSFRDYCQEKLMPRILMANRHEHFHREIVSEMGELGVLGPTIKGYGCAGTSYVAYGLIAREVERVDSGYRSVMSVQSSLVMHPINAYGTDAQKEKYLPRLARGEILGCFGLTEPNHGSDPSSMETKAKYNPSSGTFSISGAKTWITNSPVADIAVVWAKCEDGRVRGFILERGMKGFATPKIEGKFSLRASATGMILMDEVEVPQENLLPNVSGLAGPFGCLNNARYGIAWGALGAAEFCFHAARQYTLDRIQFGVPLARNQLMQKKMADMLTEITIGLQSCLTLGRLIDEKKAAPDMISMLKRNSCGKALDIARQARDMLGGNGIADEYHIIRHVMNLEAVNTYEGTHDIHALILGRAITGLQSFTVEK, via the exons ATGGCTCTCAGAAGTATCACTCGTCTGCTCTCCAACACCCAAAAATGTGTGGCTGTGACTGCCTCCAGAGCCCAGGGCACAGCTGCAGAAGTCCGCAAAG atGTTGAAGAAGTCAAAAGGCCTGCAAAGGCAC CCAAGGTAGCATTCAACTGGAGGGACGCTCTGAATCTGGAGGGTCAGTTGACAGAGGAGGAGATCATGATCCGAGACTCCTTCCGTGACTACTGCCAGGAAAAACTCATGCCCCGCATCCTCATGGCCAACAGACATGAAC ATTTCCATCGTGAAATTGTCTCAGAGATGGGAGAACTGGGTGTTTTAGGCCCAACTATCAAAg GTTATGGCTGTGCAGGCACCAGTTACGTGGCATATGGTTTGATTGCCAGAGAGGTCGAGAGAGTGGACAGCGGGTATCGGTCTGTCATGAGCGTCCAGTCTTCACTGGTCATGCACCCTATCAATGCTTATGGCACAGACGCCCAGAAGGAGAAGTACCTGCCCAGGCTTG CTCGTGGAGAAATCCTTGGCTGCTTTGGTCTCACAGAGCCAAACCACGGCAGTGATCCCAGCAGTATGGAGACCAAGGCCAAGTACAACCCATCCAGTGGTACCTTCTCTATTAGTGGAGCTAAGACCTG GATCACAAATTCCCCTGTGGCAGACATTGCAGTGGTGTGGGCTAAGTGTGAAGATGGGAGGGTGCGGGGTTTCATCTTGGAGCGTGGAATGAAGGGTTTTGCCACCCCCAAGATAGAGGGCAAGTTTTCCCTGAGGGCGTCCGCCACTGGCATGATCCTTATGGATGAAGTGGAAGTTCCCCAGGAGAACCTGCTGCCCAACGTCTCTGGCCTGGCT GGTCCCTTTGGCTGTCTTAACAATGCCCGGTATGGCATTGCCTGGGGAGCTCTAGGAGCTGCTGAATTCTGCTTCCATGCGGCCAGACAATACACTCTGGACAG AATTCAGTTTGGGGTGCCACTGGCCAGGAACCAGCTGATGCAGAAGAAGATGGCGGACATGCTGACAGAGATCACGATTGGACTGCAGTCGTGTCTGACCCTGGGAAGGCTTATTGATGAGAAGAA AGCGGCTCCAGATATGATCTCTATGTTGAAGAGGAATAGCTGTGGAAAGGCTTTGGACATCGCAAGACAAGCCAGAGACATGCTGGGAGGGAACGGCATCGCAGATGAGTACCACATCATTCGTCACGTCATGAACCTGGAGGCCGTCAACACATACGAAG gtACTCATGATATTCACGCCTTGATCCTGGGTAGAGCTATCACTGGACTGCAGTCTTTCACTGTTGAGAAGTGA